In Anoplopoma fimbria isolate UVic2021 breed Golden Eagle Sablefish chromosome 15, Afim_UVic_2022, whole genome shotgun sequence, the genomic window ATCTGACTTGTTAAATGAAAGTTACCTGGATTACTTTAAAACCAACTGTGTAGCAATGTAGCTAAAATACATTGCTTAATTAATAACTAATAACTGCGGTTTTGAAGTCTCGACTTTGGCAAtttgtccgtcgccatcttggattttgtcTGTCGTcaacttggttttttttgcaaacagcgAGCGGGGCTGACCATGTTTAGACTTCAGAGGAGTGACCCACCTGTCTGTTTTTACTCTAAATGAAccatcatttaataaatggacatcatgctgttttgaagaagacttgaaactagcgattgagaacataaacttatgtttactgaggtaataaatcaagagagaagtagggtcattatTTTATAGACtgctatacaatcagacttctttttgcgaccagaggagtcgccccctgctggccagtagagagaatgcacgtttaaGACacttggcttcacttttcagaactgacAGTTGCAGCCTGCTTTgaactaaatgctaacatgctcacaatgacattATTTTCGCAGGTATTTGGTCTTTAAACAAAGTATTCCACTAATAACTGAATTGAACTGATGTAAAGCTGTTAAAACAATTCactcaaaaaactaaaatgtgaacctcatggtggcacaaGATGTAATGTCAGGAGACTACCGTAGTCAAAAGGGATACATCCTCAGGGCACCATGAATGTCACTGCACAACGGACAACATTATAATACCTAGAgtgcttgagctgttttgcgtAAAACAGCAGGGGAACTAattaaaaacatactgtatgatgTGAAGTCTCAGCCATGAAGAACATGTCAATGAAGACTTTGAAAACTGATCAGAGCCAAAACCTTTCATTCTTAAAATAAGACATTGAGCTCATTAGCCCCGGGTTGAAGGACAGTTTGCACTTTTGCAAACCGGCCAACCAAGCACGCTATACTTCTTCTACTATGATGGTTCTTGACATACCACTAAAAGCTGCTTGAGTTTATGCACTTGGCATCTTTATACTCCCCAAAGTCAAGAGGGTAAAATAACAGAAACGCATTTATTGGTAcacatttgatgtgttttaatatattttttgtataaataaactgACAGATATTCAGGTTCAAATAACCAGTAACTATTAGAAATCCCTTCAAACGCACTTCGGCTTTGTGACTCAACTTACCATTGCAACATCATCAAGAATACCCTGAGGGGTGCTGTGAGCCATCACCTGGGAAGAGAAGAAATAACACTCTTAAAATGAGCAGCTCTGCAACCCAACAGAtttaaagtcacacacacacacacacacacacacacacacacacacacacacacacacacacacacacacacacacacacacacacacacacacacacacacacacacacacacacacacacattacacatcTTCAGTAGGTTTAATATTTTCAACGGGaaccaacattttaaatgagataATCACAAACCTTTGAACAGACAAAATCAACCAGCGTGGCTTCCTCCTCGCCGATGTATTCAATGATCTTCTTATTGATCCATGGTTTAATGCGACGATCCATCAGAGTCTAAAGAAAGAGAAATCAGAACAACTCGTGGCCTCATTTTCTATTATTGATCAGGTTAagacagcaaaagaaaaatcaattaaTGTAGCTGAGGACCTCAACGGCACTGCAACAGGGCAGAATATTAATTaactgcactttctttgaccttttgaacatctttacattttaaaatgaatgaaatagtAGCAAACTGAAGTGCCAGAGGCTTCCTACCGAGTCCACCATGGTCCAGTCCAGAGGGTAGGTGAAGAGCTCCGGCCTGGCTGTGGGGATCTTCTCAATAAGGCTCTTGATGTGCTTGCGTTTCTCCTCCGTGTTGACGCTGCCTTTGGCCCCTGAAAGTTCTGCCCCATCCAGCCCCAGACTCTTGTCGTCATCGCCGTAGTCCAGCGGAACCAGCTTCCTTTTGCGAGGCTGCTCGTCGGCCTCCTCTTCATCAAACTTGTTGAAAACACTTTCTACAGTCGCCAGCTTCTTTCTCTTCACAACGTTGAGCTGGCTGGGACTGTTGGTGGCACCTGGAGAAGGGAAACACAAGTTATATCTCCGACAAAGCAGCTAAAGAAGTAGATCCCTCTGCGTCCTTAATGCTACTGTACTCGCCCAGTTTGAGACTGACACCGATCTTGGGCCGGTGTTCCTCCGGAGGTTGGATCTCAGGGGAGTTTTCGCCGGGAATAATGATGCCGCTGGGAGAGTCGTTGCCGGGTGTGTTCGGAGTCGCGTTCCCACTGGCAGAGGACACTGAGGGAGCAGTGGTGATTGGTCGCATGATGGGTTTAAGTTGCGGCTTGGCCTCCTGAGAGTCCTCGGCATCGCGGTAGtcatcctcctccccttcctcttcatcatcctccgAATGCTGCTGGGGGACTCTGGGTATGGGCTCTGCGGGCCTCCCTGACCCTCTCTTCTCCCGATCCCGATCCTTGTGAGCCTTCTCCTGGTGCACGTCCTCCTCGGGCTCAAGTTTCAGAGGAGGCTGCCGTCTGcgctctgcctcctcctccatctaCACAAATATAAACGATACATTAACGATGACATTCTGCTGCACTTTTTTAAATCGTGTCACAAATCAATATTTGGTTACTGGGTGAATTTTAATAACAGATGCTTTTATATCATTACAGACTGGACACAAAAATGACCCAGAAAACAGGGAACACTAAAACTGGATCAGCcttttttctacaaaacaaaaataaagaaaatcctCTGTGCTACAGTTCCAGACACACAGACGGAGCAGAGCTTTCTCTCAGAGCGCAAATGTGTCTGAATTCAACAAATGACTTCAACTGAGTTCTTTTTTTCTAGACTTTTAACTGTTTTAGTGACAGAAGACGCTGATCTGTGACTTTTCTTTGGTTGGGTATCAGAGTAACGAGTGGACTTTTCTCACATCACAAGGGTCTGAATTTAACAAATAGTCAAAATGTTTAGTGGTGAAAACCGACTTATTTAGACTTGTAGAGgctactttgtgtttgtttcagttttggTCAGACTTTGGATTACGTTATTTTAAATACAAGGACAAATCGCTCAGTGTATGATCTCTATTTTCATCCAGCTGCTCCTTTACTTCCCATGTTTGGTTTGAGTCTGCAGATGCATACTTGTTTCTGGTTTACATGACAGTTAACTTGCTGCAGAAGGCCGAGTATAACCTGGTTACTAAAGTGTATGTAAACAGAATGACTGACTCACCCTCTGCAGCTCAGCATCGGGGTCAGGGTGACCTTCAGCCAGAAGCCTCTGTCTGATCTCCTCTagctcctccttctccctcttccGGTCCCGCTCGTCCAATTCTGTCTCCTTTTCTCGGTCACGGAGTCGTTTCTGCAAAGCGCTGCCCCTGAGGATGAAAAGGAGAAGTCAAGTAACgacaaatgcaaaacaagtGTGTACCTCACACTTCTAAATGTTCATGAAGATAATCACCTGTAGTATTTTGGGTCGTCTCTGTCGTCGTCATAATCTTCAAGGAATTCTTTCAGCCTTTTGGCTTCTTTCATCTGAATTGAAACACAGTAGCAATTAGCGTATCTGCATAAATCCAGAAACCTATCCTCACATGTCTGGCATTACAAATCGTGTGAAACCAATAGGAATAATTATTTGCAAGCAATTCGATGTGATGCATCATGTATACCATTTCACGACGCCTCTCATCGTCCCTCTCCGTTTCTTTGCTGTAGTCACGAGCCTTCTTCCTCTCCCGGATCTCCCAGTTTTTCAGGcgcttttaaaagaaaaatatttcaacCATCACTCAGTCAGACATAAACAAATGATAGTCATTAAATCAATTTCTTGATGTGcaattattttaacttttgtttaatCAATCAAAATAGAAATGACAGGAGAGATGTTATGTATACTTCTTGGTAGGCCGCCTCCTTGTCTCTAAGCCTCCTCTCGAGTCTCCTCCGTTCATAAAcgtcctcctcatcttcttcacGGTCTCGTTTTTTATCTTCTCTAGTCCTCTCTCTGCAAAAGACAATTAAATGAGTTAACACCAAGAACCAGTGGAAATtagaagaaacatttaaataatataataaaaaaggtcaAGCACTTATTTTACTTGTAGACAGTCTTACTAATCTGGCCTTAGCCAGAGCTGCATTTTTACTAcagtggtttatttattttatatttcaacgAGCCAGACCACTTGTTTTCTTCAGGGGTTCGTACACCTGTAAGAGTGAAATGGTAAGAGTAAAATTTAAGCACTTTTCAAGCACTTTCAAGGTACCTAAATCAAGAATTTCCAGAACTCAGCACTaaaaccttttctttctgtttttcttagTGCAGATACACGCTATATGTGTGCTGGTAAAGAGGATAATTATCTGTTTATTATCACATGgattagttcattattagattcctTTTGATGCAGACTCTATCGCAGCACAAATACATTGAGCTGTTTTAGAGGACGTTTCTTCAGCGTACCAGTCTGACATCACAGGCCTCCCACTGACCTTGATCTGCTTCGACCTTCACTGACGTCTCgactcctctccctctcccgctccctctctcgctccttCGTCCTCTCCCGCTCGCGATCCCTCTCCCGTTCGCGGTCGCGATCTCGGTCTCTTTCCCGCTccttgtccctctctctctccctttccttctctttctcgcGGTCACGGCGCTCCCTCTCGCGCTCCCGctctttgtccctctctctcctttccctctCGACCTCCAGAcgctccttttctttctttcctttttcctcctcaagTTTCTAAAAATGAGCCCaacaggaagaaaaggaaaaaagtatgTTAATAGAGCATCAATACCGAAAAGATCATACTTAAATACATGAGTACACGTGTCAGCACGATACTGAAAATGATTTTTGACTCCCTTGGCCAGACATGCTCACATACTGCCATGACTCATTGCCTTGGAGAGGCTGGCTGCTGCAAGTGAGGAAGTCCTCTTTGCCTTGGTGTTTCCTTCAGGAAGAGTGGTCCGCTGTTTGAGCAGGTTTCATACAGATACTGCTCAATTCAGGACACACTCACTTAAAACCATAAATTACAGgtcaatctttaaaaaacacctaAAAACTTAAGGTTATCTGTGCTTAAGGAAGGAGTTGCACTAAAAATAGAAGTTAAAACCATCTACCAGTAGAACTTTTCTGGTGTCTTATctgcacttttttctttttagctcTATACATTTACACTATTGTATTTTCGTTGCATCAAAGTGTTGTGCATAGATCATTTCCTGTCCTGGCTTTAGTGTCCAGCCATCCCCTTTATTACATTCCCTCATATTGAATGATTTGATTTTCACATATGTAACAGGTCAACTTGACCTCTGCAGCTAATGTGGCGCTCTATGGTGATCTGCGATTATGCTCTGATGTAATAAGAGGCCATTCCAATAGAAACTCGGCTGTAGGCGAATACAAACTGGTGAAACCAATATCCGCCCTCTTTAAAAAATCAATGTCAAATACTGAAAGGTAATAGATTTGACCTTATGCAAGAGATACTTTGGGTTTGAATGCATAATGTTTTACATGTAGAAGTTTAGTTGTACCACAGCATCAGCGTGTAAATACGGTGCAAGTGGTACATGTTAAGGTGATGCTTTATCCAGTCAGCTTTACATGATTCCTTTGGTATACAggtttaatttaaagttactCATACTACACTTAAGACAAAAGTAACACCAAGTGCCGAGTCAGCTTTGAACCATTAGGTCAACAAGTTCTAACTATACACTTAAGATCACCAATCTATAAAGCCCCAGTTTGGTGTTACCTATGGGTGCCAAGTGGATTAAAACAAGCCCATGCTTAACATGGCAAATGGCCAAAACTAAGTGGATTACATAATCGGCTCCCATGTGTTTATTACATGGTCATATGAGATGCAAGGTAGGAGTACCCAGACGGGAACTGGGAGTGCatggttttagtttgtttttttcttgctaaATAAGATCTAAATCTAGATATGTTTTAATGGGTTTTGTACATTGTACATTTGTACGTCCTATGTGTtactgtatgtacatttttttgattataACTGCCTTAAGATGCCGAATTAATTTCAGTTTGATCTGACAATAAAGTTGTACCGTAACTTCGAATACCCCCGTTGACCATTTGTCTGCTTTCTAAccagttgacaaaaaaaatcatggcaTTTTCTACAGACCGTTTCGGAGCTATTGGTGTGCAACTCACAGGTGATGAACTACGATTTCAGGACTTCTCTGCCAATACACATCCTACAGGCTACGTGTGGGAGGAAGAGCAGGTCAAGTGTAAAGTCAAAAtaatcagaaagaaaaaaaaaaacgtccaaACGATACCTGTGAAGTTCATCTAATTACAGTTCATCCACAAAAATAACATCAATAACAACCTTAAAGTCACGTCTGAAACAAGGCAGATACTGTATTCCATTATGCCACAAAAGGAAATTAGTGAAACAGTCTTACCTGTAGGTTGTCTTCTAGTGTCTATTTCGCCTCTCCAACCCAATAAGTAATATAAAAAACCTCAACAGAGTCAGGCCCACAATTGAAACAGTCTGATTTAACGAATACTTAAGAGCAGTTATCGTTTCATGCTGTTGGAAATGTGGGTCTGACAGCTGTTtagtaataaacaaaaataaaaagaaagggagaTCTGAACTGCCTGTCGTATGCAAGCTTCATGTTCTACGTTGTAATTTAGAATTTGGAGAAGTTTAGTATTTAGCATATTTGGTtctcattgttttgtcttttttcctgtCTTATTTCCATCCTAAAACTTACCTCTTGTTCTAAAATTCCATGTATGGAAAAATGCTGAATTTTGAGACTTGTTTGAAAACAACTTGAGACCGACTAAATCAAAATTTCAAACACCATCACAGAGTCGGACTATATTAACTCACCTGCAAACTAATAAACTGACTACCATACTGCACCTTTAAGATATCCAAATCATGGATATATTAAAcgatttcttatttatttctgggGACCTTTGTTTTGGTAACTTTGTTTTGGCCTGTTTTGAGGACTtggacacagaaaagaaaaaaaaaagtaaataaatgaaaacaaaataagataattaaATACAAGCACTTACCTTGTATGTCTTCAGACCACAGAGTGCTGTGAAGGGGCGCTCCCTACTTTAGTAATACTACAGGCTGCAGTTCAAAATACTGCAGTGGTTAGGCTCATTCAGTCTGTGTGTTCTTCAAACACATCGTTTACCATACGAGGACCTGCAGAGGTTCACAGAGCTGCCCCGTCTTCTATGACCTGACTGAGGGCAATTGTAACTTGCTACATTCGGACGTCACTAGACATTTATGCATTCCAATTCCAGTTCAAATAAAAGTGCCACTTTGTTTCCTTGAGTGCtcatgtaaatatgaaataatgcaAGTGAACTGAGAGCCAGTTGCCCCTCTGCAAACCCCCGAGAAGGGAGCGCCCAACATGAGtaaagaagaaatgaaagatCATACTTACATCCTATCCTCGCAACTTTTTCCAAAGCTGAGATTCTGAGATTCATCTTGCTCTAGTCACCAAATGAACTCTACCACATTGGTGGGGTTTAATCAATAGATTAGCTTTGGATGGAATTTAACATTGTGTCCATGCACTCTGTGTGATGACTTTAGCTTGTGCAGAGCTTAAACCTTTTGTCTcaaattagtattattaataataataactcttGTACAATTTGGAAACACTGACAGATACTATAAAGCCATCTATGATGGGTTGATGTAGTATTTGAACACTTTAAGATGTTAATAgataaaatatttgaaacaacATCTACTACTCtctattcctttaatgtttgAATTGTACTAACTaatctatatataaacactctACCTCCTTACTATAGTTGACAGTAACAGAACAGCCTTATGGAGGAATTACCTCCAGAAATGATATAAATTGCAGCTCCATTTGCTGATGAGgaatttctaaataaaaatgtggagGACTTCTTCTCCAAAAACCTAAGTTACAGAGTA contains:
- the rbm25a gene encoding RNA-binding protein 25 isoform X2, which translates into the protein MVPVYFRMSYPPPLNRQQIGLPQLPPRIPPPQYAGFAPGVPPGTPMIPVHMGVVAPTPTVLVPTTVSVAHKPMLPKKEPNVRAKDTDDSGGPTTTVFVGNISEKASDMLVRQLLAKCGIVLSWKRVQGASGKLQAFGFCEYKEPESTLRALRLLHELLLGDKKLLVKVDAKTKAQLDEWKAKKRSANGGASGGSKNGDDDDEEVLDEETVRRDQVVKGAIEVLIREYASELNAPSQDPDSQPRNKKRKEKKEEDINAMEMEDDKRDLISREISKFRDTHKKLEEEKGKKEKERLEVERERRERDKERERERERRDREKEKERERERDKERERDRDRDRERERDRERERTKERERERERERSRDVSEGRSRSRERTREDKKRDREEDEEDVYERRRLERRLRDKEAAYQERLKNWEIRERKKARDYSKETERDDERRREMMKEAKRLKEFLEDYDDDRDDPKYYRGSALQKRLRDREKETELDERDRKREKEELEEIRQRLLAEGHPDPDAELQRMEEEAERRRQPPLKLEPEEDVHQEKAHKDRDREKRGSGRPAEPIPRVPQQHSEDDEEEGEEDDYRDAEDSQEAKPQLKPIMRPITTAPSVSSASGNATPNTPGNDSPSGIIIPGENSPEIQPPEEHRPKIGVSLKLGATNSPSQLNVVKRKKLATVESVFNKFDEEEADEQPRKRKLVPLDYGDDDKSLGLDGAELSGAKGSVNTEEKRKHIKSLIEKIPTARPELFTYPLDWTMVDSTLMDRRIKPWINKKIIEYIGEEEATLVDFVCSKVMAHSTPQGILDDVAMVLDEEAEVFIVKMWRLLIYETEAKKIGLVK
- the rbm25a gene encoding RNA-binding protein 25 isoform X1, with product MVPVYFRMSYPPPLNRQQIGLPQLPPRIPPPQYAGFAPGVPPGTPMIPVHMGVVAPTPTVLVPTTVSVAHKPMLPKKEPNVRAKDTDDSGGPTTTVFVGNISEKASDMLVRQLLAKCGIVLSWKRVQGASGKLQAFGFCEYKEPESTLRALRLLHELLLGDKKLLVKVDAKTKAQLDEWKAKKRSANGGASGGSKNGDDDDEEVLDEETVRRDQVVKGAIEVLIREYASELNAPSQDPDSQPRNKKRKEKKEEEDINAMEMEDDKRDLISREISKFRDTHKKLEEEKGKKEKERLEVERERRERDKERERERERRDREKEKERERERDKERERDRDRDRERERDRERERTKERERERERERSRDVSEGRSRSRERTREDKKRDREEDEEDVYERRRLERRLRDKEAAYQERLKNWEIRERKKARDYSKETERDDERRREMMKEAKRLKEFLEDYDDDRDDPKYYRGSALQKRLRDREKETELDERDRKREKEELEEIRQRLLAEGHPDPDAELQRMEEEAERRRQPPLKLEPEEDVHQEKAHKDRDREKRGSGRPAEPIPRVPQQHSEDDEEEGEEDDYRDAEDSQEAKPQLKPIMRPITTAPSVSSASGNATPNTPGNDSPSGIIIPGENSPEIQPPEEHRPKIGVSLKLGATNSPSQLNVVKRKKLATVESVFNKFDEEEADEQPRKRKLVPLDYGDDDKSLGLDGAELSGAKGSVNTEEKRKHIKSLIEKIPTARPELFTYPLDWTMVDSTLMDRRIKPWINKKIIEYIGEEEATLVDFVCSKVMAHSTPQGILDDVAMVLDEEAEVFIVKMWRLLIYETEAKKIGLVK
- the rbm25a gene encoding RNA-binding protein 25 isoform X3, with the protein product MSYPPPLNRQQIGLPQLPPRIPPPQYAGFAPGVPPGTPMIPVHMGVVAPTPTVLVPTTVSVAHKPMLPKKEPNVRAKDTDDSGGPTTTVFVGNISEKASDMLVRQLLAKCGIVLSWKRVQGASGKLQAFGFCEYKEPESTLRALRLLHELLLGDKKLLVKVDAKTKAQLDEWKAKKRSANGGASGGSKNGDDDDEEVLDEETVRRDQVVKGAIEVLIREYASELNAPSQDPDSQPRNKKRKEKKEEEDINAMEMEDDKRDLISREISKFRDTHKKLEEEKGKKEKERLEVERERRERDKERERERERRDREKEKERERERDKERERDRDRDRERERDRERERTKERERERERERSRDVSEGRSRSRERTREDKKRDREEDEEDVYERRRLERRLRDKEAAYQERLKNWEIRERKKARDYSKETERDDERRREMMKEAKRLKEFLEDYDDDRDDPKYYRGSALQKRLRDREKETELDERDRKREKEELEEIRQRLLAEGHPDPDAELQRMEEEAERRRQPPLKLEPEEDVHQEKAHKDRDREKRGSGRPAEPIPRVPQQHSEDDEEEGEEDDYRDAEDSQEAKPQLKPIMRPITTAPSVSSASGNATPNTPGNDSPSGIIIPGENSPEIQPPEEHRPKIGVSLKLGATNSPSQLNVVKRKKLATVESVFNKFDEEEADEQPRKRKLVPLDYGDDDKSLGLDGAELSGAKGSVNTEEKRKHIKSLIEKIPTARPELFTYPLDWTMVDSTLMDRRIKPWINKKIIEYIGEEEATLVDFVCSKVMAHSTPQGILDDVAMVLDEEAEVFIVKMWRLLIYETEAKKIGLVK